A single region of the Anaerococcus urinomassiliensis genome encodes:
- a CDS encoding ABC transporter ATP-binding protein — MDKAIEVNNISKKYNNSPALDDISFDIERGKVVGLLGPSGSGKSTLIKILTGLVKADSGSFKILGENLNPKVKEKLIYKADDLIIDEKLRMIDLINLYEHFYPDFSADEAKDILDFFGLDEKRMAMGLSKGQRQKLNLALALASNAEIFLLDEVFDGLDPISTSKAIDLLIDRIDGRKTFLIASQQLELVENLIDEVIFLENVSIHYRDTAINIGKKEKVGISEFYDNIYLG; from the coding sequence ATGGATAAGGCTATTGAAGTTAATAATATAAGTAAAAAATATAATAATAGTCCAGCCCTTGATGACATATCTTTTGACATTGAAAGAGGAAAGGTAGTTGGCTTGCTTGGTCCAAGTGGATCTGGCAAATCTACACTGATTAAGATATTGACTGGTCTTGTCAAGGCTGATTCTGGATCTTTTAAAATTTTAGGAGAAAATTTAAATCCTAAAGTCAAGGAAAAGTTGATCTACAAGGCTGATGACTTAATTATTGATGAGAAACTTAGGATGATTGATTTAATAAACTTATATGAACATTTTTATCCTGATTTTTCAGCAGATGAAGCCAAAGATATCCTAGATTTTTTTGGACTTGATGAAAAAAGAATGGCTATGGGTTTATCCAAGGGCCAAAGGCAAAAGTTAAATCTTGCCCTAGCACTTGCTAGCAATGCTGAGATTTTCCTTTTGGATGAAGTATTTGATGGCTTAGACCCAATTTCTACTAGTAAGGCTATAGATCTATTGATTGATAGAATTGATGGAAGGAAAACTTTCCTTATTGCCTCTCAGCAACTAGAATTAGTGGAAAATCTCATAGATGAAGTGATTTTCCTTGAAAATGTAAGTATTCACTATAGGGATACAGCTATAAATATTGGCAAAAAAGAAAAAGTTGGCATAAGTGAATTTTATGACAATATTTATTTAGGTTAA
- a CDS encoding NAD-dependent protein deacylase, with translation MENFDKVKHIIRDSNNIVFFGGAGVSTASGLPDFRSATGLYNKENNSNYSPEYMLSHEFFINHPDEFMTYCRENLMIEGIKPNACHYALTKLEKMGKLKGIITQNIDGLHQDAGSKNVIELHGNLVDFYCTKCGKNFDLSYTKKFDSLVKCDACGGIVRPDIVLYGEGLDQNNISYAINLISNADVLIIGGTSLAVYPAAGLIDFYGGNKLVLINMDPTGRDSRADYLIKGDISKILEELVEGIDE, from the coding sequence TTGGAAAATTTTGATAAAGTAAAACATATAATCAGGGATTCTAATAATATTGTGTTTTTTGGAGGAGCAGGAGTTTCTACTGCATCAGGTCTGCCTGATTTTAGGTCTGCTACAGGCCTTTATAACAAAGAAAACAATTCGAATTATTCGCCAGAATATATGCTAAGTCATGAGTTTTTCATAAATCATCCAGATGAATTTATGACCTATTGCAGAGAAAATCTAATGATAGAGGGAATTAAACCAAATGCCTGCCATTATGCTTTAACAAAGCTTGAGAAAATGGGCAAGCTTAAAGGAATAATTACCCAAAATATTGACGGTCTTCACCAAGATGCAGGAAGCAAAAATGTAATTGAGCTTCACGGCAACCTAGTTGATTTTTATTGTACTAAGTGTGGCAAAAATTTTGACCTTTCTTATACAAAAAAATTTGATAGCCTAGTGAAATGTGATGCTTGTGGTGGTATTGTAAGGCCAGACATAGTTTTATATGGCGAAGGTCTTGACCAGAACAATATTTCCTATGCTATAAATCTTATAAGCAATGCAGACGTGCTTATCATAGGTGGTACTTCTCTTGCAGTATATCCTGCTGCAGGTCTTATAGATTTTTATGGGGGAAACAAATTAGTATTAATAAATATGGACCCTACTGGCAGGGATTCCAGAGCTGATTATCTCATAAAAGGAGATATCAGCAAAATTTTAGAAGAATTAGTTGAGGGAATTGATGAATAA
- a CDS encoding coenzyme F420-0:L-glutamate ligase, whose protein sequence is MKRYIGTRTIGLRAPIIEKGDDLVEIVFDSIKDAVKNEDIKINDKDVICVTESLVARAQGNYANIEQIAEDINNKFSGDELVVLFPILSRNRFSILLKAIAKSGKKLHICLSYPQDEVGNYLMDEMDLFNSDINPYKDVLDIDEFRKVAGDYKHTFTGIDYPSLYTEIAENSEIHFLNNPVDSLQFSKDVLVCSIHTRNIVKRKLKEAGGENILSLDDILTESIDGSGYNSQYGLLGSNLSTENMVKLFPRDGEVFVSKLQEKLINEFGKEIEVMIYGDGAFKDPVGKIWELADPVVSPSFTKGLMGTPSELKIKYIADSELADLSIEDRTNAMVDRISKKEKELVGKNETLGTTPRQITDLLGSLADLTSGSGDKGTPIVLVQGYFDNYSDN, encoded by the coding sequence ATGAAAAGATATATAGGAACAAGAACAATTGGACTTCGTGCGCCAATTATAGAAAAAGGTGATGATTTGGTAGAAATTGTTTTTGATAGTATAAAAGATGCTGTTAAAAATGAGGATATCAAAATAAATGACAAAGACGTAATATGCGTAACAGAATCACTTGTAGCGAGAGCTCAAGGCAACTATGCAAATATTGAGCAAATAGCTGAAGACATAAATAATAAATTTTCTGGTGATGAACTAGTAGTATTATTTCCGATTCTTTCAAGAAATAGATTTTCAATTCTTTTAAAGGCTATAGCAAAATCAGGAAAGAAACTACACATTTGCTTATCTTATCCACAAGATGAGGTAGGAAATTACTTAATGGATGAGATGGACCTATTTAATAGTGACATCAATCCTTATAAAGACGTACTCGATATAGATGAATTTAGGAAAGTTGCTGGGGATTACAAACACACTTTCACAGGTATTGACTACCCATCACTATACACTGAGATTGCAGAAAACTCTGAAATTCACTTTTTGAACAATCCGGTTGATTCGCTTCAATTTTCAAAGGATGTACTAGTTTGCTCAATCCACACAAGAAACATTGTAAAAAGAAAGCTAAAAGAAGCAGGTGGAGAAAACATCCTATCCTTAGATGATATTTTGACAGAATCTATAGATGGATCAGGCTACAACAGCCAATATGGTCTATTGGGTTCAAACCTATCTACAGAAAATATGGTTAAACTCTTCCCAAGAGATGGAGAAGTATTTGTAAGTAAACTCCAAGAAAAATTGATAAACGAATTTGGCAAAGAAATCGAAGTTATGATTTACGGTGATGGAGCATTCAAAGATCCAGTTGGCAAAATTTGGGAGCTTGCCGATCCAGTAGTATCTCCTTCATTTACCAAGGGGCTAATGGGTACACCAAGCGAGCTCAAAATCAAATATATAGCAGATAGTGAACTAGCTGATTTATCTATAGAAGATAGAACAAATGCTATGGTTGATAGGATTTCAAAAAAGGAAAAAGAACTAGTAGGCAAAAACGAAACTCTAGGTACTACACCTAGACAAATCACTGATTTACTAGGATCTCTAGCTGACCTAACATCAGGTTCAGGAGACAAGGGAACACCAATTGTATTAGTCCAAGGCTATTTTGATAATTATTCAGACAATTAA
- a CDS encoding DUF2179 domain-containing protein has product MNRSATVLDGMGLYKGVKRSIFFLVLSPKEAPRTRAFLKNIDPYAFITILNTSKIIGKGFYITSDSE; this is encoded by the coding sequence TTGAACCGTTCAGCCACTGTCCTTGATGGGATGGGTTTATACAAAGGAGTCAAAAGATCTATATTCTTCTTGGTCTTATCACCAAAGGAAGCCCCTAGGACAAGAGCCTTCTTAAAAAATATAGATCCATATGCCTTCATAACCATATTAAACACATCAAAAATCATAGGTAAAGGATTTTATATAACTAGTGATTCCGAATAG
- a CDS encoding glycosyltransferase family 8 protein has translation MNILVSCDQNYLNPLKTMLYSLFLTNEVDIDIYLLHKSIDDESIEGLRDFIKEKSNNKARLNNVRVDDDFSSALTTFYYTSEMYYRLVAYKYLPEDMDRILYLDPDILVLNSLIDLYNEDFKDNLFMAAIHTMPTVQSANKARLMITSEKTDITKYYNSGILMINLKKARGNIYQQKILDYANNTRKAGLMMPDQDLLNVVFRNEIMEIPELKYNYDARRFTTYKVMYDYNLYDVMANTAILHFCGKRKPWLKNYIGKFDSLYKFFWHQAIENKDLL, from the coding sequence TTGAATATATTAGTAAGTTGTGATCAAAACTATCTTAATCCACTAAAGACGATGTTGTATTCACTTTTTTTAACAAATGAGGTTGATATTGACATCTATCTCTTGCATAAGTCAATAGATGATGAGAGTATTGAGGGTTTAAGAGACTTTATAAAAGAAAAATCAAATAATAAAGCAAGATTGAATAATGTTAGGGTGGATGATGATTTTTCATCTGCCCTAACTACTTTTTATTACACAAGTGAAATGTATTATAGACTAGTTGCCTACAAGTACCTGCCAGAAGATATGGATAGAATTTTATATCTAGATCCAGATATTTTAGTTTTAAATTCACTAATAGACTTATATAATGAGGATTTTAAAGACAATCTATTTATGGCTGCCATCCATACCATGCCTACAGTTCAATCTGCAAACAAGGCTAGACTTATGATAACTAGTGAGAAAACTGATATCACTAAATATTACAATTCTGGCATACTTATGATTAATTTAAAAAAGGCTAGAGGTAATATTTATCAGCAAAAAATCCTGGACTATGCAAATAACACTAGAAAAGCAGGTCTTATGATGCCCGACCAGGATTTGTTAAATGTTGTTTTTAGAAATGAAATTATGGAAATCCCAGAATTAAAATACAACTATGATGCCAGAAGATTTACTACCTACAAGGTCATGTATGATTATAATCTGTACGATGTCATGGCAAATACTGCTATCCTACATTTTTGTGGCAAGAGAAAACCATGGCTTAAAAATTATATAGGGAAGTTTGATAGTTTGTACAAGTTTTTCTGGCATCAAGCTATAGAAAATAAAGATTTGCTTTGA